The following are encoded together in the Oncorhynchus masou masou isolate Uvic2021 chromosome 5, UVic_Omas_1.1, whole genome shotgun sequence genome:
- the LOC135539709 gene encoding differentially expressed in FDCP 6 homolog isoform X4 — MELRAELLKSIWYAFTSLDVEKSGKVSKSQLKVLSHNLYTALNIPHDPVALEDHFSDDDDGPVSNQGYMPYLNKFILDKVVEGTFAKENVDEFCWTLCAKKNYRPKNGVDVLSDKDAFHLWCLFNFLSEDNYPLVLVPEEVEYLLKKICKAMSVELSCVDMEDFISQEAVQQSGITVWAFLDFVNTGRLTRGMVKDSVTMAIDEVYQEIAGNIIKQGYLWKKGHLRRNWNERWFSLQPSTLHYYVSEDRKECKGCIELSHNCCVEVLPEKEGKRCMFCVKTLTKTYEMSAPDTKQRQEWTTAIQTAIHLCVEGKKSLHKDLKLRRREQRKERERRHTAKEEELQSLRLLQWERESKLAELELLQDAQKQAQTALLQEEQKRIQHVEMQRTLQEQLQQAEEARASIQAEMALKDVETERQRRRIRELEVMQLRLEEALHQEMRARQDQEVYFLAQARLLVEEEEKMKALLALQEEQEQYILKTQREKQELRQEMVTKSQALEEAQHQLEKVRASRHRMDQDIAAAQRKLRHASTSVKHWNIQVNRLTHP; from the exons ATGGAGTTGCGAGCTGAACTGCTAAAGTCCATCTGGTATGCTTTCACTTCTCTGGATGTGGAGAAGAGCGGGAAGGTGTCCAAATCCCAGCTAAAg GTGTTGTCTCATAACCTATACACTGCGCTGAACATCCCACACGACCCTGTGGCTCTAGAGGACCACTTCAGCGATGATGATGATGGGCCGGTGTCCAACCAGGGGTACATGCCCTACCTCAACAAATTCATACTGGACAAG GTGGTTGAGGGCACGTTTGCTAAGGAGAACGTAGATGAGTTCTGCTGGACTCTCTGTGCCAAAAAGAACTACCGGCCTAAAAATGGCGTGGACGTTCTGTCTGATAAAGATGCCTTCCATCTTTGGTGCCTCTTCAACTTCCTGTCTGAAGACAATTATCCACTGGTCCTGGTCCCAGAGGAG GTGGAATATCTCCTGAAGAAGATCTGCAAAGCCATGAGTGTGGAGTTGAGCTGTGTGGACATGGAAGACTTCATCTCCCAGGAGGCTGTGCAGCAGAGTGGCATCACAGTGTGGGCCTTCCTGGACTTTGTCAACACCGGGAGGCTGACCAGAGGGATGGTGAAGGACTCCGTTACGATGGCGATAGACGAGGTCTACCAGGAGATAGCGGGCAATATCATAAAACAG GGGTATTTGTGGAAGAAGGGCCACTTGCGGAGGAACTGGAATGAGCGctggttctctctccagcccagcaCCCTGCATTACTATGTCAGTGAGGACCGCAAGGAGTGTAAAGGCTGCATCGAGCTGAGCCACAACTGTTGTGTGGAG GTGCTGCCAGAGAAGGAGGGGAAGAGGTGTATGTTCTGTGTGAAGACGCTCACTAAGACCTACGAGATGAGCGCCCCCGACACCAAGCAGAGACAGGAGTGGACCACAG CGATCCAGACAGCCATCCATCTGTGTGTGGAGGGGAAGAAGTCGCTGCATAAGGACCTGAAGCTGCGACGCAGGGAgcaaaggaaggagagggagaggagacacactgcCAAGGAGGAGGAGCTCCAAAGTCTGCGCCTTCtccagtgggagagggagagcaagttGGCTGAGCTGGAGCTACTacag GATGCGCAAAAGCAGGCCCAGACAGCTCTGCtgcaggaggagcagaagaggATACAACATGTGGAAATGCAAAGAACCCTGCAGGAGCAGCTACAGCAGGCTGAGGAg GCACGGGCCAGCATTCAGGCAGAAATGGCCCTCAAGGATGTAGAGACGGAGCGTCAGAGGAGGAGAATAAGGGAGTTGGAGGTGATGCAGCTCCGCCTGGAGGAGGCCCTGCATCAGGAGATGAGAGCTAGACAAGACCAGGAGGTCTACTTCCTCGCAcaggccag GCTgctggtagaggaggaggagaagatgaaGGCCCTGCTGGCCCTCCAGGAGGAACAGGAGCAGTACATCCTGAAGACCCAGAGGGAGAAGCAGGAGCTCAGGCAAGAGATGGTAACCAAGTCCCAGGCTTTGGAGGAGGCCCAACACCAACTGGAGAAAGTTCGGGCCAGCCGGCACAGAATGGACCAGGACATTGCA GCTGCTCAAAGGAAGCTGCGACATGCCAGCACCAGCGTCAAACACTGGAACATCCAGGTGAACAGACTGACACATCCTTAA
- the LOC135539709 gene encoding differentially expressed in FDCP 6 homolog isoform X1: MELRAELLKSIWYAFTSLDVEKSGKVSKSQLKNNKHMTLTGLIPGIMYGPDYRWNGEEVLSHNLYTALNIPHDPVALEDHFSDDDDGPVSNQGYMPYLNKFILDKVVEGTFAKENVDEFCWTLCAKKNYRPKNGVDVLSDKDAFHLWCLFNFLSEDNYPLVLVPEEVEYLLKKICKAMSVELSCVDMEDFISQEAVQQSGITVWAFLDFVNTGRLTRGMVKDSVTMAIDEVYQEIAGNIIKQGYLWKKGHLRRNWNERWFSLQPSTLHYYVSEDRKECKGCIELSHNCCVEVLPEKEGKRCMFCVKTLTKTYEMSAPDTKQRQEWTTAIQTAIHLCVEGKKSLHKDLKLRRREQRKERERRHTAKEEELQSLRLLQWERESKLAELELLQDAQKQAQTALLQEEQKRIQHVEMQRTLQEQLQQAEEARASIQAEMALKDVETERQRRRIRELEVMQLRLEEALHQEMRARQDQEVYFLAQARLLVEEEEKMKALLALQEEQEQYILKTQREKQELRQEMVTKSQALEEAQHQLEKVRASRHRMDQDIAAAQRKLRHASTSVKHWNIQREDAPLEAQGSQLCLCPPYETRAYTCTIRGTKERRRSEERVNISGREEMCLYQAFNEDMDCA, translated from the exons ATGGAGTTGCGAGCTGAACTGCTAAAGTCCATCTGGTATGCTTTCACTTCTCTGGATGTGGAGAAGAGCGGGAAGGTGTCCAAATCCCAGCTAAAg AATAACAAACACATGACTCTAACTGGGCTAATTCCTGGGATTATGTATGGGCCAGACTACCGCTGGAATGGAGAGGAG GTGTTGTCTCATAACCTATACACTGCGCTGAACATCCCACACGACCCTGTGGCTCTAGAGGACCACTTCAGCGATGATGATGATGGGCCGGTGTCCAACCAGGGGTACATGCCCTACCTCAACAAATTCATACTGGACAAG GTGGTTGAGGGCACGTTTGCTAAGGAGAACGTAGATGAGTTCTGCTGGACTCTCTGTGCCAAAAAGAACTACCGGCCTAAAAATGGCGTGGACGTTCTGTCTGATAAAGATGCCTTCCATCTTTGGTGCCTCTTCAACTTCCTGTCTGAAGACAATTATCCACTGGTCCTGGTCCCAGAGGAG GTGGAATATCTCCTGAAGAAGATCTGCAAAGCCATGAGTGTGGAGTTGAGCTGTGTGGACATGGAAGACTTCATCTCCCAGGAGGCTGTGCAGCAGAGTGGCATCACAGTGTGGGCCTTCCTGGACTTTGTCAACACCGGGAGGCTGACCAGAGGGATGGTGAAGGACTCCGTTACGATGGCGATAGACGAGGTCTACCAGGAGATAGCGGGCAATATCATAAAACAG GGGTATTTGTGGAAGAAGGGCCACTTGCGGAGGAACTGGAATGAGCGctggttctctctccagcccagcaCCCTGCATTACTATGTCAGTGAGGACCGCAAGGAGTGTAAAGGCTGCATCGAGCTGAGCCACAACTGTTGTGTGGAG GTGCTGCCAGAGAAGGAGGGGAAGAGGTGTATGTTCTGTGTGAAGACGCTCACTAAGACCTACGAGATGAGCGCCCCCGACACCAAGCAGAGACAGGAGTGGACCACAG CGATCCAGACAGCCATCCATCTGTGTGTGGAGGGGAAGAAGTCGCTGCATAAGGACCTGAAGCTGCGACGCAGGGAgcaaaggaaggagagggagaggagacacactgcCAAGGAGGAGGAGCTCCAAAGTCTGCGCCTTCtccagtgggagagggagagcaagttGGCTGAGCTGGAGCTACTacag GATGCGCAAAAGCAGGCCCAGACAGCTCTGCtgcaggaggagcagaagaggATACAACATGTGGAAATGCAAAGAACCCTGCAGGAGCAGCTACAGCAGGCTGAGGAg GCACGGGCCAGCATTCAGGCAGAAATGGCCCTCAAGGATGTAGAGACGGAGCGTCAGAGGAGGAGAATAAGGGAGTTGGAGGTGATGCAGCTCCGCCTGGAGGAGGCCCTGCATCAGGAGATGAGAGCTAGACAAGACCAGGAGGTCTACTTCCTCGCAcaggccag GCTgctggtagaggaggaggagaagatgaaGGCCCTGCTGGCCCTCCAGGAGGAACAGGAGCAGTACATCCTGAAGACCCAGAGGGAGAAGCAGGAGCTCAGGCAAGAGATGGTAACCAAGTCCCAGGCTTTGGAGGAGGCCCAACACCAACTGGAGAAAGTTCGGGCCAGCCGGCACAGAATGGACCAGGACATTGCA GCTGCTCAAAGGAAGCTGCGACATGCCAGCACCAGCGTCAAACACTGGAACATCCAG aGAGAAGACGCTCCCTTGGAAGCTCAGGGGTCCCAGTTGTGTCTGTGCCCTCCCTACGAGACCCGGGCCTACACCTGTACCATCAGAGGAacgaaagagagaaggagaagtgaggagagagtgaacatcagtggaagagaggagatgtgTCTGTATCAAGCCTTCAATGAGGACATGGACTGTGCCTGA
- the LOC135539709 gene encoding differentially expressed in FDCP 6 homolog isoform X3, translating into MELRAELLKSIWYAFTSLDVEKSGKVSKSQLKNNKHMTLTGLIPGIMYGPDYRWNGEEVLSHNLYTALNIPHDPVALEDHFSDDDDGPVSNQGYMPYLNKFILDKVVEGTFAKENVDEFCWTLCAKKNYRPKNGVDVLSDKDAFHLWCLFNFLSEDNYPLVLVPEEVEYLLKKICKAMSVELSCVDMEDFISQEAVQQSGITVWAFLDFVNTGRLTRGMVKDSVTMAIDEVYQEIAGNIIKQGYLWKKGHLRRNWNERWFSLQPSTLHYYVSEDRKECKGCIELSHNCCVEVLPEKEGKRCMFCVKTLTKTYEMSAPDTKQRQEWTTAIQTAIHLCVEGKKSLHKDLKLRRREQRKERERRHTAKEEELQSLRLLQWERESKLAELELLQDAQKQAQTALLQEEQKRIQHVEMQRTLQEQLQQAEEARASIQAEMALKDVETERQRRRIRELEVMQLRLEEALHQEMRARQDQEVYFLAQARLLVEEEEKMKALLALQEEQEQYILKTQREKQELRQEMVTKSQALEEAQHQLEKVRASRHRMDQDIAAAQRKLRHASTSVKHWNIQVNRLTHP; encoded by the exons ATGGAGTTGCGAGCTGAACTGCTAAAGTCCATCTGGTATGCTTTCACTTCTCTGGATGTGGAGAAGAGCGGGAAGGTGTCCAAATCCCAGCTAAAg AATAACAAACACATGACTCTAACTGGGCTAATTCCTGGGATTATGTATGGGCCAGACTACCGCTGGAATGGAGAGGAG GTGTTGTCTCATAACCTATACACTGCGCTGAACATCCCACACGACCCTGTGGCTCTAGAGGACCACTTCAGCGATGATGATGATGGGCCGGTGTCCAACCAGGGGTACATGCCCTACCTCAACAAATTCATACTGGACAAG GTGGTTGAGGGCACGTTTGCTAAGGAGAACGTAGATGAGTTCTGCTGGACTCTCTGTGCCAAAAAGAACTACCGGCCTAAAAATGGCGTGGACGTTCTGTCTGATAAAGATGCCTTCCATCTTTGGTGCCTCTTCAACTTCCTGTCTGAAGACAATTATCCACTGGTCCTGGTCCCAGAGGAG GTGGAATATCTCCTGAAGAAGATCTGCAAAGCCATGAGTGTGGAGTTGAGCTGTGTGGACATGGAAGACTTCATCTCCCAGGAGGCTGTGCAGCAGAGTGGCATCACAGTGTGGGCCTTCCTGGACTTTGTCAACACCGGGAGGCTGACCAGAGGGATGGTGAAGGACTCCGTTACGATGGCGATAGACGAGGTCTACCAGGAGATAGCGGGCAATATCATAAAACAG GGGTATTTGTGGAAGAAGGGCCACTTGCGGAGGAACTGGAATGAGCGctggttctctctccagcccagcaCCCTGCATTACTATGTCAGTGAGGACCGCAAGGAGTGTAAAGGCTGCATCGAGCTGAGCCACAACTGTTGTGTGGAG GTGCTGCCAGAGAAGGAGGGGAAGAGGTGTATGTTCTGTGTGAAGACGCTCACTAAGACCTACGAGATGAGCGCCCCCGACACCAAGCAGAGACAGGAGTGGACCACAG CGATCCAGACAGCCATCCATCTGTGTGTGGAGGGGAAGAAGTCGCTGCATAAGGACCTGAAGCTGCGACGCAGGGAgcaaaggaaggagagggagaggagacacactgcCAAGGAGGAGGAGCTCCAAAGTCTGCGCCTTCtccagtgggagagggagagcaagttGGCTGAGCTGGAGCTACTacag GATGCGCAAAAGCAGGCCCAGACAGCTCTGCtgcaggaggagcagaagaggATACAACATGTGGAAATGCAAAGAACCCTGCAGGAGCAGCTACAGCAGGCTGAGGAg GCACGGGCCAGCATTCAGGCAGAAATGGCCCTCAAGGATGTAGAGACGGAGCGTCAGAGGAGGAGAATAAGGGAGTTGGAGGTGATGCAGCTCCGCCTGGAGGAGGCCCTGCATCAGGAGATGAGAGCTAGACAAGACCAGGAGGTCTACTTCCTCGCAcaggccag GCTgctggtagaggaggaggagaagatgaaGGCCCTGCTGGCCCTCCAGGAGGAACAGGAGCAGTACATCCTGAAGACCCAGAGGGAGAAGCAGGAGCTCAGGCAAGAGATGGTAACCAAGTCCCAGGCTTTGGAGGAGGCCCAACACCAACTGGAGAAAGTTCGGGCCAGCCGGCACAGAATGGACCAGGACATTGCA GCTGCTCAAAGGAAGCTGCGACATGCCAGCACCAGCGTCAAACACTGGAACATCCAGGTGAACAGACTGACACATCCTTAA
- the LOC135539709 gene encoding differentially expressed in FDCP 6 homolog isoform X2, which produces MELRAELLKSIWYAFTSLDVEKSGKVSKSQLKVLSHNLYTALNIPHDPVALEDHFSDDDDGPVSNQGYMPYLNKFILDKVVEGTFAKENVDEFCWTLCAKKNYRPKNGVDVLSDKDAFHLWCLFNFLSEDNYPLVLVPEEVEYLLKKICKAMSVELSCVDMEDFISQEAVQQSGITVWAFLDFVNTGRLTRGMVKDSVTMAIDEVYQEIAGNIIKQGYLWKKGHLRRNWNERWFSLQPSTLHYYVSEDRKECKGCIELSHNCCVEVLPEKEGKRCMFCVKTLTKTYEMSAPDTKQRQEWTTAIQTAIHLCVEGKKSLHKDLKLRRREQRKERERRHTAKEEELQSLRLLQWERESKLAELELLQDAQKQAQTALLQEEQKRIQHVEMQRTLQEQLQQAEEARASIQAEMALKDVETERQRRRIRELEVMQLRLEEALHQEMRARQDQEVYFLAQARLLVEEEEKMKALLALQEEQEQYILKTQREKQELRQEMVTKSQALEEAQHQLEKVRASRHRMDQDIAAAQRKLRHASTSVKHWNIQREDAPLEAQGSQLCLCPPYETRAYTCTIRGTKERRRSEERVNISGREEMCLYQAFNEDMDCA; this is translated from the exons ATGGAGTTGCGAGCTGAACTGCTAAAGTCCATCTGGTATGCTTTCACTTCTCTGGATGTGGAGAAGAGCGGGAAGGTGTCCAAATCCCAGCTAAAg GTGTTGTCTCATAACCTATACACTGCGCTGAACATCCCACACGACCCTGTGGCTCTAGAGGACCACTTCAGCGATGATGATGATGGGCCGGTGTCCAACCAGGGGTACATGCCCTACCTCAACAAATTCATACTGGACAAG GTGGTTGAGGGCACGTTTGCTAAGGAGAACGTAGATGAGTTCTGCTGGACTCTCTGTGCCAAAAAGAACTACCGGCCTAAAAATGGCGTGGACGTTCTGTCTGATAAAGATGCCTTCCATCTTTGGTGCCTCTTCAACTTCCTGTCTGAAGACAATTATCCACTGGTCCTGGTCCCAGAGGAG GTGGAATATCTCCTGAAGAAGATCTGCAAAGCCATGAGTGTGGAGTTGAGCTGTGTGGACATGGAAGACTTCATCTCCCAGGAGGCTGTGCAGCAGAGTGGCATCACAGTGTGGGCCTTCCTGGACTTTGTCAACACCGGGAGGCTGACCAGAGGGATGGTGAAGGACTCCGTTACGATGGCGATAGACGAGGTCTACCAGGAGATAGCGGGCAATATCATAAAACAG GGGTATTTGTGGAAGAAGGGCCACTTGCGGAGGAACTGGAATGAGCGctggttctctctccagcccagcaCCCTGCATTACTATGTCAGTGAGGACCGCAAGGAGTGTAAAGGCTGCATCGAGCTGAGCCACAACTGTTGTGTGGAG GTGCTGCCAGAGAAGGAGGGGAAGAGGTGTATGTTCTGTGTGAAGACGCTCACTAAGACCTACGAGATGAGCGCCCCCGACACCAAGCAGAGACAGGAGTGGACCACAG CGATCCAGACAGCCATCCATCTGTGTGTGGAGGGGAAGAAGTCGCTGCATAAGGACCTGAAGCTGCGACGCAGGGAgcaaaggaaggagagggagaggagacacactgcCAAGGAGGAGGAGCTCCAAAGTCTGCGCCTTCtccagtgggagagggagagcaagttGGCTGAGCTGGAGCTACTacag GATGCGCAAAAGCAGGCCCAGACAGCTCTGCtgcaggaggagcagaagaggATACAACATGTGGAAATGCAAAGAACCCTGCAGGAGCAGCTACAGCAGGCTGAGGAg GCACGGGCCAGCATTCAGGCAGAAATGGCCCTCAAGGATGTAGAGACGGAGCGTCAGAGGAGGAGAATAAGGGAGTTGGAGGTGATGCAGCTCCGCCTGGAGGAGGCCCTGCATCAGGAGATGAGAGCTAGACAAGACCAGGAGGTCTACTTCCTCGCAcaggccag GCTgctggtagaggaggaggagaagatgaaGGCCCTGCTGGCCCTCCAGGAGGAACAGGAGCAGTACATCCTGAAGACCCAGAGGGAGAAGCAGGAGCTCAGGCAAGAGATGGTAACCAAGTCCCAGGCTTTGGAGGAGGCCCAACACCAACTGGAGAAAGTTCGGGCCAGCCGGCACAGAATGGACCAGGACATTGCA GCTGCTCAAAGGAAGCTGCGACATGCCAGCACCAGCGTCAAACACTGGAACATCCAG aGAGAAGACGCTCCCTTGGAAGCTCAGGGGTCCCAGTTGTGTCTGTGCCCTCCCTACGAGACCCGGGCCTACACCTGTACCATCAGAGGAacgaaagagagaaggagaagtgaggagagagtgaacatcagtggaagagaggagatgtgTCTGTATCAAGCCTTCAATGAGGACATGGACTGTGCCTGA